The Micromonospora sp. M71_S20 genome window below encodes:
- a CDS encoding DMT family transporter: MDRTVGLALGALGVLAFSMSLPATRVAVQQLDPWFVAFGRAVGAALLAWAYLRSTGAPRPTRRQWRRLTVVALGVVVGFPLFTSLALITQTSAHGAVVITVLPAMTAVFAVLRAGERPPPLFWVASAGGLLAVLTFLGASGAVRGALAPPDLFLLAAVVLCGLGYAEGGALARELGGARTICWALLLSLPVTVPVMVVAAVAAPPRADPVAWSAFGYLTVVSMFLGFFAWYAGLARGGIAQVGQIQLAQPVLTLLWSALLLGEAVTPASIAAAVAVLACVVLIQRTRGRAPAPAVGEA; the protein is encoded by the coding sequence GTGGACCGGACGGTCGGTCTCGCCCTCGGCGCGCTGGGCGTGCTCGCCTTCAGCATGTCGCTGCCCGCGACCCGCGTCGCCGTGCAGCAGCTCGACCCGTGGTTCGTCGCCTTCGGCCGGGCCGTCGGCGCGGCGCTGCTGGCATGGGCGTACCTACGCTCCACCGGCGCCCCGCGACCCACGCGCCGTCAGTGGCGGCGGCTGACGGTCGTCGCCCTCGGCGTCGTCGTCGGTTTCCCGCTGTTCACCTCGCTGGCGCTCATCACCCAGACCTCCGCGCACGGCGCGGTCGTCATCACCGTGCTGCCCGCCATGACCGCCGTGTTCGCGGTGCTGCGGGCCGGCGAGCGACCGCCGCCGCTGTTCTGGGTCGCCAGCGCCGGCGGGCTGCTGGCGGTGCTCACCTTCCTCGGCGCCAGCGGCGCGGTACGGGGGGCCCTCGCCCCGCCCGACCTGTTCCTGCTCGCCGCGGTCGTGCTCTGCGGCCTGGGTTACGCCGAGGGCGGTGCGCTCGCCCGCGAGCTGGGCGGCGCCCGGACGATCTGCTGGGCGTTGCTGCTCTCGCTGCCCGTCACCGTGCCCGTCATGGTCGTCGCCGCCGTGGCCGCTCCGCCGCGCGCCGACCCCGTCGCGTGGTCGGCGTTCGGCTACCTCACCGTGGTCTCCATGTTCCTGGGCTTCTTCGCCTGGTACGCGGGCCTGGCCCGGGGCGGCATCGCGCAGGTCGGCCAGATCCAGCTCGCCCAGCCGGTGCTCACCCTGCTCTGGTCGGCGCTGCTGCTCGGCGAGGCCGTCACCCCCGCCTCGATCGCGGCGGCGGTGGCCGTGCTGGCGTGTGTGGTGCTGATCCAGCGCACCCGCGGTCGCGCGCCGGCACCGGCGGTGGGGGAGGCCTGA
- a CDS encoding PLP-dependent aminotransferase family protein has protein sequence MNDGNAADRVVQDLRALAAVAEPGTRLPSVRELTARHQASPVTVAEAIRQLVAQGLVETRAGRGTFVAAPPREWRAPDLSWQTVALGPRRPGEDEMQALLALPPAGAIPLSGGYLGAELQPAAALGAALTRAARQPASWQRGPAEGREDLRAWFAREAGAGLHAGDMVICPGGQAALSSALRALAAPGDTLLVESPTYLGALAAARAAGLRVVPVPADADGVRPDQLAAAFARTGARLFYCQPLYANPNGATLADHRRARVAEAVRDAGAFLIEDDYARDLTIDGQAPPPLAADDPDGHVVYLRSLTKSTAPGLRVAAIGARGPAGARLRAARLLDDFFVAGPLQQATLDFVTAPAWTRHRRALRTALRTRREALLTALRRHLPELARQPVPRGGMHLWVRLPEGTDDVALAAAAAAEGVVVFPGRPWYAAEPPAPHLRLTYAAAPPDLMDEAVHRLARALRA, from the coding sequence ATGAATGACGGTAACGCAGCCGACCGCGTCGTCCAAGACCTGCGCGCGCTCGCGGCCGTCGCGGAGCCCGGCACGCGGCTGCCCTCGGTGCGCGAGCTGACCGCCCGGCACCAGGCATCCCCGGTCACCGTCGCCGAGGCCATTCGTCAGCTCGTGGCCCAGGGGCTGGTCGAGACGCGAGCCGGCAGAGGCACCTTCGTGGCCGCCCCGCCGCGCGAGTGGCGCGCCCCCGACCTGTCGTGGCAGACCGTGGCGCTCGGCCCCCGCCGACCGGGCGAGGACGAGATGCAGGCGCTACTGGCGTTACCGCCAGCAGGAGCGATTCCGCTGTCCGGGGGTTATCTGGGCGCGGAGCTGCAACCCGCCGCCGCGCTCGGGGCCGCGCTCACCCGCGCCGCCCGGCAGCCCGCGTCCTGGCAGCGCGGGCCGGCCGAGGGGCGCGAGGACCTGCGCGCCTGGTTCGCCCGCGAGGCCGGGGCCGGGCTGCACGCCGGGGACATGGTGATCTGCCCGGGCGGACAGGCCGCGCTGTCGTCCGCGCTGCGGGCGCTCGCCGCGCCCGGCGACACCCTGCTCGTCGAGTCGCCGACCTACCTGGGCGCACTGGCCGCCGCCCGGGCAGCCGGCCTACGGGTGGTGCCCGTGCCCGCCGACGCCGACGGGGTACGGCCCGACCAACTCGCCGCCGCGTTCGCCCGCACCGGCGCCCGGCTGTTCTACTGCCAGCCGCTGTACGCCAACCCGAACGGCGCGACACTCGCGGATCACCGCCGGGCCCGGGTCGCCGAGGCCGTACGCGACGCCGGGGCGTTCCTGATCGAGGACGACTACGCCCGCGACCTCACCATCGACGGCCAGGCCCCACCGCCGCTGGCCGCCGACGACCCCGACGGGCACGTCGTCTACCTGCGCTCGCTGACCAAGTCGACCGCCCCCGGGTTGCGGGTCGCGGCGATCGGCGCCCGGGGCCCGGCCGGCGCCCGGCTGCGGGCGGCCCGGCTGCTCGACGACTTCTTCGTCGCCGGCCCGCTGCAACAGGCCACGCTCGACTTCGTCACCGCCCCGGCCTGGACCCGTCACCGCCGCGCCCTGCGTACCGCGCTGCGGACCCGCCGGGAGGCGCTGCTGACCGCGCTCCGCCGGCACCTGCCGGAACTGGCCCGGCAGCCGGTCCCGCGCGGCGGCATGCACCTCTGGGTACGTCTGCCGGAGGGCACCGACGACGTCGCGCTGGCTGCCGCCGCGGCCGCCGAGGGCGTCGTCGTCTTCCCCGGCCGCCCCTGGTACGCCGCCGAACCCCCGGCCCCCCACCTTCGCCTCACCTACGCCGCCGCCCCACCCGACCTCATGGACGAGGCCGTCCACCGTCTCGCCCGCGCCCTGCGCGCCTGA
- a CDS encoding aromatic acid exporter family protein, with protein sequence MVRGAILRDRAADVDGPRVAQALKTLRHRSRITLHDRLHRLRLGLGLAVQAGLAAGLSWLAAHELLGNPQPVFAPISAVGTLAVSVGQRFRRTVELIVGVAIGVAVGDFLIYLLGTGPWQLGLVVTLAIVLTIFAGASVAIVIQAAATAVLIVTLSPSTENLEIPRFIDAFVGGGIALLVTAVLLPLNPLRVLNRAARPALDLLADQLDATADALRERDREKGQRALDRLRNNQQELSAFTEAIEGAKETALLSPARWHRRDELTHYAGAAEPIDRAMRNAGTLTRRAVTLIEDEEPIPETMPDAVAHLAESVRLLKHEFAVGEEPEQARERALRAVSEAGRAYAEGVGFSGSVVIAQVRTTASDLMVASGITQEEANRGVRQSFGDQDRPRGEGERDDAPKPPAAPPLG encoded by the coding sequence ATGGTGCGAGGCGCCATCCTGCGAGACCGGGCGGCGGACGTCGACGGGCCCCGGGTCGCCCAGGCCCTGAAGACCCTGCGGCACCGCAGCAGGATCACCCTGCACGACCGCCTGCACCGGCTGCGGCTGGGGCTGGGGCTCGCTGTGCAGGCCGGTCTCGCCGCCGGGCTGTCCTGGCTGGCGGCCCACGAACTGCTGGGCAACCCGCAGCCGGTCTTCGCGCCGATCTCCGCCGTGGGCACCCTGGCCGTGTCGGTCGGCCAGCGGTTCCGCCGCACCGTGGAGCTGATCGTCGGGGTGGCGATCGGGGTGGCCGTCGGCGACTTCCTCATCTACCTGCTCGGCACCGGCCCGTGGCAGCTCGGCCTCGTGGTCACCCTGGCCATCGTGCTGACGATCTTCGCCGGCGCCAGCGTGGCCATCGTCATCCAGGCGGCGGCCACGGCGGTGCTGATCGTCACGCTCAGCCCGTCGACCGAGAACCTGGAGATCCCCCGGTTCATCGACGCGTTCGTCGGCGGTGGGATCGCACTGCTGGTCACCGCGGTCCTGCTGCCGCTCAATCCGCTGCGGGTCCTTAACCGGGCCGCCCGGCCGGCCCTGGACCTGCTCGCCGACCAGCTCGACGCCACCGCGGACGCCCTGCGGGAACGGGACCGGGAGAAGGGCCAGCGGGCCCTGGACCGGCTGCGCAACAACCAGCAGGAGCTGTCGGCCTTCACCGAGGCCATCGAGGGGGCGAAGGAGACCGCCCTGCTCTCGCCGGCCCGGTGGCACCGGCGGGACGAGCTCACCCACTACGCCGGGGCCGCCGAGCCGATCGACCGGGCGATGCGCAACGCCGGCACGCTGACGCGGCGCGCGGTGACCCTGATCGAGGACGAGGAGCCCATCCCGGAGACGATGCCCGACGCGGTGGCCCATCTCGCCGAGTCGGTACGCCTGCTCAAGCACGAGTTCGCCGTCGGCGAGGAGCCGGAGCAGGCACGGGAGCGGGCGCTGCGCGCGGTCAGCGAGGCCGGCCGGGCGTACGCCGAGGGGGTCGGCTTCTCCGGCAGCGTGGTGATCGCGCAGGTGCGGACCACCGCCAGCGACCTGATGGTGGCCTCCGGCATAACCCAGGAGGAGGCGAACCGCGGGGTCCGGCAGTCCTTCGGCGACCAGGACCGACCGCGCGGCGAGGGGGAGCGGGACGACGCCCCGAAGCCGCCCGCCGCCCCGCCGCTCGGCTGA
- a CDS encoding metal-dependent phosphohydrolase yields MVDLLDRWRAAARGAGMTDAVELTRVGEDLLTRWREPHRHYHDADHLAAVLDVVDAHAPAAGQPDLVRLAAWCHDAVYDPRAGGDANERDSAALAGTLLTRAGLPADAVAEVRRLVLLTAGHAVEPGDADGALLCDADLAVLAAPPEAYDRYAAAIRREYAHVPEPAFRAGRARVLAGLLALPALFRLPPLTRHWESQARANLTRELSTLH; encoded by the coding sequence GTGGTCGACCTTCTCGACCGGTGGCGGGCCGCGGCCCGGGGCGCCGGAATGACCGACGCGGTGGAGCTGACCCGGGTCGGCGAGGATCTGCTGACCCGCTGGCGGGAGCCGCACCGGCACTACCACGACGCCGACCACCTCGCGGCCGTCCTCGACGTGGTCGACGCGCACGCGCCGGCCGCCGGGCAGCCGGACCTGGTGCGCCTCGCGGCCTGGTGCCACGACGCCGTCTACGACCCGCGCGCCGGGGGCGACGCCAACGAGCGCGACAGCGCGGCGCTCGCCGGCACGCTGCTCACCCGGGCGGGTCTGCCGGCCGACGCCGTGGCCGAGGTGCGCCGGCTGGTGCTGCTCACCGCCGGGCACGCGGTGGAGCCGGGCGACGCCGACGGTGCGCTGCTCTGCGACGCCGACCTCGCCGTCCTGGCGGCGCCACCCGAGGCGTACGACCGCTACGCCGCGGCGATCCGCCGGGAGTACGCGCACGTGCCCGAGCCCGCCTTCCGGGCCGGCCGTGCCCGGGTGCTCGCCGGGCTGCTCGCCCTGCCGGCGCTGTTCCGCCTGCCGCCCCTGACACGCCACTGGGAGTCCCAGGCCCGGGCCAACCTGACCCGCGAACTATCCACCCTCCACTAA
- a CDS encoding DUF4031 domain-containing protein — protein MLYLDRPAWPWRGRLWSHLISDVSPAELHAFAETLGVPRRGFDRDHYDIPADRFAMAVWLGARVVPSRELVRLLREAGLRRPKHLSRPRPDPPPTPAPPTPPCVDHAVVVPRESREGALLAHHNSMIDARGREGAGQGGG, from the coding sequence ATGCTCTACCTGGACCGGCCCGCCTGGCCGTGGCGGGGACGGCTCTGGTCCCACCTGATCAGCGACGTCTCCCCCGCCGAGCTGCACGCCTTCGCCGAGACGTTGGGCGTGCCCCGCCGGGGGTTCGACCGGGACCACTACGACATCCCGGCCGACCGGTTCGCGATGGCGGTCTGGCTGGGCGCCCGGGTGGTGCCGAGCCGGGAGCTGGTACGCCTGCTCCGCGAGGCCGGCCTGCGCCGCCCCAAGCACCTGAGCCGCCCCCGCCCCGACCCACCCCCCACCCCTGCCCCGCCCACCCCACCCTGCGTCGATCATGCAGTTGTGGTGCCCCGCGAAAGCCGCGAGGGGGCGCTTCTCGCCCACCACAACTCCATGATCGACGCGCGAGGGCGGGAGGGAGCAGGGCAGGGCGGGGGTTAG
- a CDS encoding FAD-binding oxidoreductase, translating to MAGSPLLDDLRAALGDDAVLTDPDLLRMHERDEADLCAAGTPLVVVRPRTTAQVAAALRAAARHGVPVVPQGARTGLAGAANAVDGAMVLSTVAMDAVLEIDPVSRIAVVQPGVVNATLAAAVAKQGLWYPPDPGSWESSTIGGNVATNAGGMCCVKYGVTTEYVLGLEVVLASGEVLRTGRRTAKGVAGYDLTRLFVGSEGTLGVITEVTVALRPAPAQSLTMVAVFPSTAAAGAAVAEIAARGLSPSLLELLDRTHLRAIEAYRPMGLRTDAQALLLAAADTGSRAADDLAGLAAVCEAAGADEVYAATDAVEAAALLQARRLAHPAMEKFAAETYPGGNGGLVIDDVAVPRGALAALLDGVARIAVECDVPIGVVGHAGDGNMHPNIVVDRADPASLERGRRAFDEIMRLGLELGGTCTGEHGVGLLKRDWLAREIGPVGVRVHQAIKAALDPAGLLNPGKVL from the coding sequence ATGGCCGGTTCCCCCCTCCTCGACGACCTGCGGGCGGCGCTCGGCGACGACGCCGTCCTGACCGACCCGGACCTGCTGCGGATGCACGAGCGGGACGAGGCCGACCTCTGCGCCGCCGGCACGCCCCTGGTCGTGGTCCGTCCCCGCACCACCGCACAGGTGGCCGCCGCGCTGCGGGCGGCCGCGCGGCACGGCGTACCGGTGGTGCCGCAGGGTGCGCGCACGGGGCTGGCCGGCGCGGCCAACGCCGTCGACGGCGCGATGGTGCTGAGCACCGTCGCGATGGACGCGGTGCTGGAGATCGACCCGGTGAGCCGGATCGCCGTGGTGCAGCCCGGCGTGGTCAACGCGACGCTCGCCGCCGCCGTGGCGAAGCAGGGGCTGTGGTACCCGCCCGACCCGGGCTCGTGGGAGTCGTCCACGATCGGCGGGAACGTCGCCACCAACGCCGGCGGCATGTGCTGCGTCAAGTACGGCGTCACCACCGAGTACGTGCTGGGGCTGGAGGTGGTGCTCGCCTCCGGCGAGGTGCTGCGCACCGGCCGGCGTACCGCCAAGGGCGTGGCCGGGTACGACCTCACCCGGCTCTTCGTCGGCTCCGAGGGCACCCTCGGCGTGATCACCGAGGTGACCGTGGCGCTGCGCCCCGCCCCGGCGCAGTCGCTGACCATGGTGGCGGTCTTCCCGTCCACCGCCGCGGCCGGCGCGGCCGTCGCCGAGATCGCCGCCCGGGGGCTCTCCCCCAGCCTGCTGGAGCTGCTCGACCGGACGCACCTGCGGGCGATCGAGGCGTACCGGCCGATGGGGCTGCGCACGGACGCCCAAGCGCTGCTGCTGGCCGCCGCCGACACCGGCTCCCGCGCGGCCGACGACCTGGCCGGCCTGGCCGCGGTCTGCGAGGCGGCCGGCGCCGACGAGGTCTACGCGGCCACCGACGCCGTGGAGGCGGCGGCCCTGCTACAGGCCCGCCGGCTCGCGCACCCCGCGATGGAGAAGTTCGCGGCGGAGACGTACCCGGGCGGCAACGGCGGCCTGGTCATCGACGACGTGGCGGTGCCCCGGGGCGCCCTGGCCGCGCTGCTCGACGGGGTGGCCCGGATCGCCGTGGAGTGCGACGTGCCGATCGGCGTGGTCGGCCACGCCGGCGACGGCAACATGCACCCCAACATCGTGGTGGACCGGGCCGACCCGGCGAGCCTCGAACGCGGCCGCCGCGCGTTCGACGAGATCATGCGGCTCGGCCTGGAGCTGGGCGGCACCTGCACCGGCGAGCACGGGGTGGGCCTGCTCAAGCGCGACTGGCTGGCCCGCGAGATCGGCCCGGTGGGCGTCCGGGTGCACCAGGCGATCAAGGCCGCACTGGACCCGGCCGGCCTGCTCAACCCCGGCAAGGTCCTCTGA